The following coding sequences lie in one Heyndrickxia oleronia genomic window:
- a CDS encoding MurR/RpiR family transcriptional regulator: MQSFMKQLVQQRDKLSQLEKQVLNFFIRYPEKIDSLKLEDAAKEMYVSTATISRTCKKLGYQGFQDFKLQLKLYRHDVGDSKHHEPSASLSAHISRYEQDMHEALKRIDENLLKQANSMIKRAKQIEWFGVGHSYSVCLDASKKLIMLGKRSMARTDWDDLRYAALNLTKDDLAIFVSNSGETLNILEYAHLVKKQGTPILSLVGTKHNRLSELSDFVFYTPIKNYYHGEIDMCSRAPFNIFLDLLLLEYGS, encoded by the coding sequence ATGCAGTCCTTTATGAAGCAGTTAGTACAGCAACGAGATAAATTGAGTCAACTGGAAAAGCAAGTCCTAAATTTCTTTATTCGCTATCCAGAAAAAATTGATTCCCTCAAATTGGAGGATGCAGCGAAGGAGATGTATGTGTCGACAGCAACGATTAGTCGAACATGCAAGAAATTGGGGTATCAAGGCTTTCAAGATTTTAAACTCCAATTGAAATTGTATCGACATGATGTGGGCGATTCAAAACATCACGAACCTTCTGCATCTCTTTCTGCTCACATCAGTAGATATGAACAGGATATGCATGAAGCATTAAAAAGAATAGATGAAAATCTTCTTAAACAAGCTAATAGTATGATTAAACGTGCAAAGCAGATTGAATGGTTCGGAGTCGGCCATTCTTATTCCGTCTGCTTGGATGCATCGAAAAAGTTAATCATGTTAGGAAAACGAAGTATGGCACGGACGGACTGGGATGACTTAAGGTACGCGGCATTGAATTTAACAAAAGACGATCTGGCTATTTTTGTTTCTAATAGTGGTGAAACCTTGAATATCCTCGAATATGCCCATCTAGTCAAAAAACAAGGAACACCCATACTCTCACTCGTTGGAACAAAGCACAACCGCCTATCAGAACTATCCGATTTTGTCTTCTACACACCAATCAAAAACTATTACCACGGAGAAATAGACATGTGCTCTCGTGCTCCATTCAACATTTTCTTAGACTTATTGCTTTTGGAATACGGAAGCTAG
- a CDS encoding NADP-dependent oxidoreductase produces MSQMQKQIKLARRPVGTPSMEDFAFIEAPIGAPSAGEVLVRTVYISVDPYLRGRMQDVKSYIPPFQLNEVITSGVIGQVVESKSEHFSKGDVIIGNLGWQEYSIANEREIRKIDPTLAPVSAHLSIIGMTGLTAYFGLLDIGQPKEGETVVVSGAAGAVGSAVGQIAKIKGARVVGIAGTEEKCRYLLNELGFDAVINYKKEDVPSALEKACPNGIDVYFDNVGGSISDAVFPLLNKFARIPVCGAISSYNKVEADMGPRVQTALIKTSALMKGFTLGDYSDRFKEGGAALATWLNEGKLKYEETITEGFDHIIDAFLDLFTGANLGKQLVKVADIE; encoded by the coding sequence ATGAGTCAAATGCAAAAACAAATTAAGCTTGCAAGACGTCCTGTTGGAACGCCTTCGATGGAGGATTTTGCTTTTATTGAGGCACCAATTGGAGCACCATCAGCTGGTGAAGTGTTGGTACGTACCGTATATATTTCGGTTGATCCGTATTTACGTGGAAGGATGCAGGATGTTAAATCGTATATTCCTCCATTTCAATTAAATGAGGTTATTACAAGTGGAGTAATTGGCCAGGTTGTAGAATCGAAATCGGAGCATTTTTCTAAAGGCGATGTAATAATTGGCAATCTCGGCTGGCAGGAATATTCAATTGCAAATGAGAGAGAAATTCGGAAAATTGATCCGACACTAGCTCCTGTATCAGCTCATCTAAGTATTATCGGAATGACAGGATTAACGGCGTATTTTGGTCTGCTTGATATTGGTCAACCAAAAGAAGGAGAAACTGTTGTTGTATCCGGAGCCGCTGGTGCAGTGGGATCGGCCGTTGGACAAATTGCGAAAATTAAAGGGGCTCGTGTCGTAGGGATTGCCGGCACAGAAGAAAAATGCCGCTATCTTTTAAATGAGCTTGGATTTGATGCAGTCATTAACTATAAAAAAGAAGATGTTCCTAGTGCGCTAGAAAAGGCATGTCCGAATGGAATCGATGTGTACTTTGATAATGTTGGTGGCTCTATTTCTGATGCTGTGTTCCCACTTCTTAATAAATTTGCACGTATTCCGGTTTGTGGAGCAATTTCTTCCTATAATAAAGTGGAAGCTGATATGGGACCTCGCGTTCAAACTGCACTAATTAAAACAAGTGCCCTAATGAAAGGATTTACACTTGGAGATTACTCTGATCGATTTAAAGAAGGCGGCGCCGCGCTTGCCACATGGTTAAACGAAGGAAAACTTAAATATGAAGAAACCATAACCGAAGGATTCGACCATATAATCGACGCATTCCTTGATCTGTTTACAGGCGCAAATCTCGGAAAACAACTCGTTAAAGTAGCGGATATTGAGTAA